The Microbacterium luteum nucleotide sequence GATCATGGTGCGATCGGTGTCCGACGGTCTGCAGTCGGTCGACTCCGGGGTGCGGCAGGCCTCGACGGCCGTGGGGTTCGGCGGCGCGCGCAGATTCTGGGCCGTCGAGTTCCCCCTGGCCGGTCCCGTGATCCTGGCCGGCCTGCGGGTGACGGCGGTCAGCACGATCTCGCTTGCGACCGTCGGAATCCTGATCGGTGTCACCAACCTCGGGTACCTCTTCACGAACGGACTCCAGCGGCGGATCATCCCCGAGGTGCTCGCGGGGGTCGTCGCCGTGGTCGTCATCGCGCTTCTCATCGACTACCTCCTGGTGCTCACCGGTCGCGCCCTCATGCCGTGGTCACGGCAACCCTCGCGTCGTGAGCGTCGTCGGGCGCGGCGCGTGCTCGCCGGGGCGGAGGCTCCCGCGTGAACCTCATCATCAACGCCTTCGTGTGGCTGGCGAACCCCGAGCGGTGGAGCGGACCCACCGGCATACCGGTGGCACTCGCGCAGCACCTCGGGTTCACGTTCCTCTCGGTGCTCATCGCCGCCGTCGTCGCCGTCCCGGTCGGGTGGGCGATCGGCCATACCGGCCGCGGGCGCGAACTGGCTGTCGCCGTGTCGGGCGCGGCGCGCGCGATCCCGTCCTTCGGTCTCCTCGTGCTTCTCGTGCTGCTCCTCGGGGTGCTGCAGACGGGCCTCGCCGCCGTGGTGACCTTCGTGCTGCTGGGGATTCCGTCGATCCTCGCCGGCGCGTACACCGGGTTCGAGGCCGTCGACCGGCGCATCATCGACGCCGGGCGGGCCATGGGCATGACCGAGTGGCAGATCCTCTGGCGGATCGAGGTTCCGCTCGGCCTGCCGCTCCTGGTGTCCGGATTGCGTGCCGCGACCCTTCAGATCGTCGCGACGGTCACCATCGCCGCGTACGTCGGCCTCGGCGGGCTCGGCCAGTACATCATCCAGGGCATCAACCTCAATCGCTTCGACCAGGTGCTCGCCGGGGCGATCCTCGTCGCGGCGCTGGCGCTTCTGCTCGACGCGGTCTTCGCCGTTCTCGAGCGACTCGTCGTGCCGCGAGGCGTGCGCGCCGGTCGCGTGTCGAGCTCGGGTCCGACCGGCCGGCGCTCGCACGCCGCGGCGGCGCCGGCATCCTCCTGACCAACGAACCCCTACCATCCGGAGAAAAGGACAGCAGCATGTTCACAGCAAGCAAGAGATTCGCCTTCGGTGCGGCGCTCGCCACGAGCGCCGCCCTCGTGCTCGCCGCGTGCGGATCGAGCGATCCCCTCGCGGAGGACCCCGCCGACGGCGGGACTGCGGAAGGCGGCGACACGATCGTCGTCGGCTCGCAGGCCTACTACTCCAACGAGATCATCGCCGAGATCTACGCGCAGGCCCTGGAAGGGGCCGGCTTCGACGTCGAGCGCCAGTTCAACATCGGCCAGCGCGACGCGTACATGCCCGAGATCGAGTCGGGCAACATCACCGTCTTCCCGGAGTACAGCGGCAACCTGCTGCAGTACTTCGACCCTGAGACCGAGGCGCGCACGGCGGACGACGTGTACGCGGCGCTCGAGGAGGCCCTTCCGGAGAACCTCGCGGTCCTCGATCAGGCCGAGGCGAGCGACCAGGACTCCTACACCGTCACGGCGGAGTTCGCCGAGGAGAACGGACTCACCTCGATCGGTGATCTCGCCGGTGTGTCGGATGCCCTCACGCTCGGCGGACCGCCCGAGCTCGCTGAGCGTCCCTACGGCCCCGACGGACTCGCCGAGACGTACGGCGTGGAGGTCACGTTCTCGCCGACCGGCGACACCACCGTCGAGAGCCTCGTGGCCGGCCAGGTCGACGTGGCGAACGTGTTCACGGCGGATCCGCGCATCCAGACCCAGGATCTCGTCGTGCTGGAAGACCCCGAGGGGCTGTTCCTGGCTTCGAACGTCGTTCCCGTCGTGAGCGCGGATGTCGCCGACGAGATCGCCGAGACGATCGACGCGGTCAGCGCGGCGCTCACCGCCGACGCCCTCGTGGCCCTGAACGTGCAGAGCACCGAGGACCAGATGTCGCCGGAGGACATCGCGACGCAGTTCCTGTCGGAGAACGGTCTCGCCTGATCCGTCCCGCCAGAAAGGGCCTCACCGTCCGTAGACGGTGAGGCCCTTTTGTGCTCCCTCGAACCACCCCGATCTTGTCGAGACGACCCGTTGTCGCCGCGAACAGCGGGGTGGTTCGACGCGAAAGGGGTGGTTCGGTGGGGCGTCAGCGCAGGAACGCGTTCCAGAAGCCCTTCTTCGCGGGCGTGTCGTGGCCGGCGCAGCGCTGAGAGCGGGGGACGCCGGCGAGCGCCTGCTCGACGTGCTGTCCGCATCCGGCCCAGGTCGCCTTTCCGCAGGTCTTGCAGGTGGTCTGTCGGCACATGTGGTGCCCCTTTCTCGGTCGTTTCGTTCAGGCGAGGGTGAGGAAGAGCTTCTCGAGCTCGTCGGTGGTCAGCCCTTCGGCCGCCTCCGCCCCTTCGGGGTCGACGACGCAATCGCGCATCGCGGTCGAGACGATCGCGAATCCGGCGCGATCGAGTGCGCTGGTGACCGCGGCGAGCTGCGTGACGACCTCGCGGCAGCCCGCATCTGATTCGACCGCGGTGATGACCGCGTTCAGCTGACCCTGGGCCCGCCGCAGCCGGTTGAGGATCCTCTTGCGGGCCGCGGCCTGCTCCTCGGGGGTGCCGGTGATCATCATGCGAGTACTCCTTCGGTGACGAGGACGCGATCGACGTCGGCGCCGAACCACTGACGCAGCGTGCGGGTCCCACCGGAGAGCGACGAGGAGTCGAACCCGTGCGAGACCAGCACGCGGTGGGCGATGTTCGAGCGCACGCCCGCCGCGCAGAGCACCCGCACCGGTCGTCCCGCGGCGGCGTCCCGCACCTCTTCGATGCGATCGCGCAGCTCGGTGTGAGGGAT carries:
- a CDS encoding ABC transporter permease translates to MDWVLDNLDLIGELTLIHLRQSILAIVIGFVLSVPLGWVAFRFRLLRSGIITVVGLLYTIPSLALLMILPTIFGYSAISEINLIVALTIYALAIMVRSVSDGLQSVDSGVRQASTAVGFGGARRFWAVEFPLAGPVILAGLRVTAVSTISLATVGILIGVTNLGYLFTNGLQRRIIPEVLAGVVAVVVIALLIDYLLVLTGRALMPWSRQPSRRERRRARRVLAGAEAPA
- a CDS encoding ABC transporter permease translates to MNLIINAFVWLANPERWSGPTGIPVALAQHLGFTFLSVLIAAVVAVPVGWAIGHTGRGRELAVAVSGAARAIPSFGLLVLLVLLLGVLQTGLAAVVTFVLLGIPSILAGAYTGFEAVDRRIIDAGRAMGMTEWQILWRIEVPLGLPLLVSGLRAATLQIVATVTIAAYVGLGGLGQYIIQGINLNRFDQVLAGAILVAALALLLDAVFAVLERLVVPRGVRAGRVSSSGPTGRRSHAAAAPASS
- a CDS encoding glycine betaine ABC transporter substrate-binding protein — encoded protein: MFTASKRFAFGAALATSAALVLAACGSSDPLAEDPADGGTAEGGDTIVVGSQAYYSNEIIAEIYAQALEGAGFDVERQFNIGQRDAYMPEIESGNITVFPEYSGNLLQYFDPETEARTADDVYAALEEALPENLAVLDQAEASDQDSYTVTAEFAEENGLTSIGDLAGVSDALTLGGPPELAERPYGPDGLAETYGVEVTFSPTGDTTVESLVAGQVDVANVFTADPRIQTQDLVVLEDPEGLFLASNVVPVVSADVADEIAETIDAVSAALTADALVALNVQSTEDQMSPEDIATQFLSENGLA
- a CDS encoding metal-sensitive transcriptional regulator encodes the protein MMITGTPEEQAAARKRILNRLRRAQGQLNAVITAVESDAGCREVVTQLAAVTSALDRAGFAIVSTAMRDCVVDPEGAEAAEGLTTDELEKLFLTLA